A single region of the Nocardioides aquaticus genome encodes:
- a CDS encoding proteasome assembly chaperone family protein codes for MTSPRLVHIVDDVPALEGVTDLTMVLVLDGFLDAGNAAALAARHLVAVDEAGVTSMPVAETSADTSGTSDTGPLDGPGAAGADPAVGPVVATFDVDELHDYRARRPPMSFVQDHYAGYEAPRLLVRLLHDSGGTPYLLLHGAEPDTRWEAFARAVREVVERFGVTRVVGMGSVPMAVPHTRPITVTHHANRPELVTGTSPWRGELRIPGSAQALLEVRLGEWGHDALGFVAHVPHYLAQLDYPQAAVTLLEQVEKLGRLTITLDALRSQAEQRETEIDHYLAQNEEVGEVVAALERQYDAFERAEESGSNLLASDRPLPTGEEIGQEFERFLAGLENPEGEQ; via the coding sequence GTGACATCCCCACGCCTGGTCCACATCGTCGACGACGTCCCCGCGCTCGAGGGCGTCACGGACCTGACGATGGTGCTGGTGCTCGACGGCTTCCTGGACGCCGGCAACGCCGCCGCCCTCGCCGCGCGGCACCTCGTCGCGGTCGACGAGGCCGGCGTGACGTCGATGCCGGTCGCCGAGACCAGCGCCGACACCTCCGGCACGAGCGACACCGGCCCGCTCGACGGCCCCGGCGCCGCGGGCGCCGACCCGGCGGTCGGCCCGGTCGTGGCCACCTTCGACGTCGACGAGCTGCACGACTACCGCGCCCGCCGGCCCCCGATGTCGTTCGTCCAGGACCACTACGCCGGCTACGAGGCGCCGCGGCTGCTCGTCCGGCTGCTGCACGACAGCGGCGGCACCCCGTACCTGCTCCTGCACGGCGCCGAGCCCGACACCCGCTGGGAGGCGTTCGCGCGGGCGGTGCGCGAGGTCGTCGAGCGGTTCGGCGTCACGCGCGTCGTCGGGATGGGCTCGGTGCCGATGGCGGTGCCGCACACCCGCCCGATCACCGTCACCCACCACGCCAACCGCCCCGAGCTGGTGACCGGCACCAGCCCGTGGCGCGGCGAGCTGCGGATCCCCGGCAGCGCCCAGGCGCTGCTCGAGGTGCGCCTGGGGGAGTGGGGCCACGACGCCCTCGGCTTCGTCGCGCACGTCCCGCACTACCTGGCCCAGCTCGACTACCCGCAGGCCGCGGTGACGTTGCTGGAGCAGGTCGAGAAGCTCGGGCGGCTGACCATCACCCTCGACGCGCTCCGCTCGCAGGCCGAGCAGCGCGAGACCGAGATCGACCACTACCTGGCCCAGAACGAGGAGGTCGGCGAGGTGGTCGCCGCCCTCGAGCGGCAGTACGACGCCTTCGAGCGGGCCGAGGAGAGCGGCTCGAACCTGCTGGCCTCCGACCGTCCGCTGCCCACCGGCGAGGAGATCGGCCAGGAGTTCGAACGGTTCCTGGCCGGCCTGGAGAACCCGGAGGGCGAGCAGTGA
- a CDS encoding amino acid permease codes for MSRDTGLFRTKSVEQSIADTDDPETRLRKDLGALDLTVFGVGVVIGAGIFVLTGTVAATNSGPALALSFAIAAVACGLAALCYAEFASTVPVAGSAYTFSYATLGELVAWIIGWDLVLEFTIGAAALSTSFSGYLQQLLAGTPFEVPTALASAEDGLLNLPAVVIALVVAGLLVRGTKFSSRFNQVVVAIKLAAVAAVIVIGISLVDPSNWVPFIPESQPVAESGGGFRDLPLITSLLGVEPAVFGLGGVIAGAAIVFFAFIGFDVVATTAEEAKNPQRDVPIGILGSLAIVTVLYIAVSLVVTGVQDYRDIDPDDAAPLATAFSAAGVSWVGDVISVAACIGLVVVAMILMLGQSRVAFAMARDGLLPRSIAKVHPRYGTPSRITLTTGVVVAVIAGFVPLSTLADLVNIGTLFAFVLVSIGVVVLRRTRPDLPRSFRTPLAPVVATLSVLMCLYLMLNLTGETWERFGLWMALGVVVYFVYGRRHSRLGRRTAEADAG; via the coding sequence GTGAGCAGAGACACCGGGTTGTTCCGGACCAAGAGCGTCGAGCAGTCCATCGCCGACACCGACGACCCCGAGACCAGGCTGCGCAAGGACCTCGGGGCGCTCGACCTCACGGTCTTCGGGGTCGGCGTCGTCATCGGCGCGGGCATCTTCGTGCTGACCGGCACGGTCGCCGCCACCAACTCCGGCCCGGCGCTGGCGCTGTCCTTCGCGATCGCCGCCGTCGCCTGCGGGCTCGCCGCGCTCTGCTACGCCGAGTTCGCCTCGACGGTCCCGGTCGCCGGGTCGGCCTACACCTTCAGCTACGCCACCCTCGGCGAGCTGGTCGCCTGGATCATCGGCTGGGACCTCGTCCTGGAGTTCACGATCGGCGCCGCCGCGCTGTCCACGAGCTTCTCGGGCTACCTCCAGCAGCTGCTGGCCGGCACCCCGTTCGAGGTGCCGACGGCGCTCGCCAGCGCCGAGGACGGCCTGCTCAACCTGCCGGCCGTCGTGATCGCCCTGGTGGTGGCAGGCCTGCTGGTGCGCGGCACCAAGTTCTCCAGCCGGTTCAACCAGGTGGTGGTGGCCATCAAGCTGGCCGCCGTCGCCGCGGTGATCGTCATCGGCATCTCGCTGGTCGACCCGTCCAACTGGGTCCCGTTCATCCCCGAGTCCCAGCCGGTCGCCGAGTCCGGCGGCGGGTTCCGCGACCTGCCGCTGATCACCTCCCTGCTCGGCGTCGAGCCGGCCGTGTTCGGCCTCGGCGGCGTGATCGCGGGCGCCGCGATCGTCTTCTTCGCCTTCATCGGCTTCGACGTCGTGGCCACCACCGCCGAAGAGGCCAAGAACCCCCAGCGCGACGTGCCGATCGGCATCCTCGGCTCGCTGGCCATCGTCACGGTCCTCTACATCGCCGTCAGCCTGGTGGTCACCGGGGTGCAGGACTACCGCGACATCGACCCCGACGACGCTGCGCCGCTGGCGACCGCGTTCTCGGCGGCCGGGGTCAGCTGGGTCGGCGACGTCATCTCCGTCGCGGCCTGCATCGGCCTGGTCGTGGTGGCGATGATCCTCATGCTGGGCCAGAGCCGGGTCGCCTTCGCGATGGCCCGCGACGGCCTGCTGCCGCGCAGCATCGCCAAGGTCCACCCGAGGTACGGCACCCCCTCGCGGATCACCCTGACCACCGGGGTCGTGGTCGCCGTCATCGCCGGCTTCGTCCCGCTCAGCACCCTGGCCGACCTGGTCAACATCGGCACGCTCTTCGCGTTCGTGCTGGTCAGCATCGGCGTCGTCGTGCTGCGCCGGACCCGTCCCGACCTCCCGCGCTCGTTCCGGACGCCTCTCGCGCCCGTCGTGGCGACGCTGTCGGTGCTGATGTGCCTGTACCTGATGCTCAACCTCACCGGGGAGACCTGGGAGCGCTTCGGCCTCTGGATGGCCCTCGGCGTGGTCGTCTACTTCGTCTACGGGCGCAGGCACAGCCGGCTCGGACGGCGCACGGCGGAGGCGGACGCGGGCTGA
- a CDS encoding acyl-CoA thioesterase — MSETTDGVERTAELVRLLDIETLDVDLHRGSQPVTRRKRVYGGQVAAQALIAAMRSVDEGYQVHSLHSYFLLAGDYGVPIIYAVERIRDGRSFLTRRVEARQHGRVIYYQTVSFHRHEEGFDHQDQMPTTPGPEAGVDMMDLMRRAGNTEVDSLDNEWGAMEMRFLGSSEHGLERDPAHPAQSRMWMRVRGELPADPTVHLAMFTFASDVSLLGASLAAHPVLPTQVMMASLDHTIWFHRPFKVDEWWLYDQWSPSAQGGRGLSIGRVFTPDGVLVATVAQEGIIRPRRDR, encoded by the coding sequence GTGAGCGAGACCACCGACGGAGTCGAGCGCACCGCCGAGCTGGTCCGCCTGCTCGACATCGAGACCCTCGACGTCGACCTGCACCGCGGCAGCCAACCGGTCACCCGCCGCAAGCGCGTCTACGGCGGGCAGGTCGCGGCCCAGGCGCTGATCGCGGCCATGCGCTCGGTCGACGAGGGCTACCAGGTGCACTCGCTGCACTCCTACTTCCTGCTCGCCGGCGACTACGGCGTGCCGATCATCTACGCCGTCGAGCGGATCCGCGACGGGCGGTCCTTCCTCACCCGACGGGTGGAGGCCCGCCAGCACGGCCGGGTCATCTACTACCAGACCGTCAGCTTCCACCGGCACGAGGAGGGCTTCGACCACCAGGACCAGATGCCGACCACGCCCGGACCCGAGGCCGGCGTCGACATGATGGACCTGATGCGCCGGGCCGGGAACACCGAGGTCGACTCGCTCGACAACGAGTGGGGCGCGATGGAGATGCGTTTCCTGGGCAGCTCCGAGCACGGTCTCGAGCGCGACCCGGCCCACCCGGCGCAGTCCCGGATGTGGATGCGGGTGCGCGGTGAGCTGCCGGCCGACCCGACGGTGCACCTGGCGATGTTCACCTTCGCCAGCGACGTCAGCCTGCTCGGCGCCTCCCTGGCCGCGCACCCCGTGCTGCCGACCCAGGTGATGATGGCCTCGCTGGACCACACGATCTGGTTCCACCGGCCCTTCAAGGTCGACGAGTGGTGGCTCTACGACCAGTGGTCGCCCTCGGCGCAGGGCGGTCGCGGCCTCTCGATCGGCCGCGTCTTCACCCCGGACGGCGTCCTGGTGGCCACGGTCGCCCAGGAGGGCATCATCCGTCCGCGTCGGGACCGCTGA
- the dxs gene encoding 1-deoxy-D-xylulose-5-phosphate synthase, whose protein sequence is MSLLQSIQSPRDLRELSDDQLTGLASEIRDLLIGTCARGGGHLGPNLGVVELTIAVHRVFDSPRDRVVFDTGHQAYVHKMLTGRAGDFAGLRQEGGLSGYPSQSESPHDIVENSHASTALSYADGLAKAYAIRGEDRHVVAVIGDGALTGGMAWEALNNIAVAGDSRLVMVVNDNGRSYTPTVGGLATALTSLRTDPRYEQLLDQVKKRLTAVPGVGAAAYDALHAMKKGLKDAIAPQGLFEDLGLKYVGPVDGHDRAAMEQALAKAKRFNGPVIVHALTRKGFGYDAAERHEADQFHSPGPFDVDTGQESPKGRIWTDHFADAMVEVGRRRPDVVAMTAAMVHPVGLDKFQARFPERTFDVGIAEQHAATSAAGLAMGGMHPVFAVYATFLNRAFDQILMDVALHRCGVTFVLDRSGVTGDDGASHNGMWDMSVLQVVPGLRLAAPRDATRLRELLDEAVEVDDAPTVVRYPKGPPPEDLEAVGKAGGADVLVREGARDVLLVGVGSMATTAVGVAQRLVDQGIGATVVDPRWVKPVDPAIVELAREHRLVVSIEDNGVVGGCGAVLLQTLNAAGVTTPVRLHGIEQEFLGHAKRGVILERLGLTPQALALGIVESISALDGETAERDRVEPTA, encoded by the coding sequence ATGTCCCTCCTCCAGTCGATCCAGAGCCCGCGCGACCTGCGGGAGCTCTCCGACGACCAGTTGACCGGGCTGGCCAGCGAGATCCGGGACCTGCTGATCGGCACCTGCGCGCGCGGCGGGGGGCACCTCGGCCCCAACCTCGGCGTGGTCGAGCTGACGATCGCGGTGCACCGGGTCTTCGACTCCCCGCGCGACCGCGTCGTCTTCGACACCGGCCACCAGGCGTACGTGCACAAGATGCTCACCGGTCGGGCGGGCGACTTCGCCGGGCTGCGCCAGGAGGGCGGCCTGTCGGGCTACCCCAGCCAGTCGGAGTCCCCGCACGACATCGTCGAGAACTCCCACGCCTCCACCGCGCTGTCGTACGCCGACGGCCTGGCCAAGGCGTACGCGATCCGTGGCGAGGACCGTCACGTCGTGGCCGTGATCGGGGACGGCGCGCTGACCGGCGGGATGGCCTGGGAGGCGTTGAACAACATCGCGGTCGCCGGCGACAGCCGCCTGGTGATGGTGGTCAACGACAACGGCCGCTCCTACACCCCGACCGTCGGTGGCCTGGCCACCGCGCTCACCTCGCTGCGCACCGACCCGCGCTACGAGCAGCTGCTCGACCAGGTCAAGAAGCGCCTGACCGCCGTGCCCGGCGTCGGCGCCGCGGCCTACGACGCGCTGCACGCGATGAAGAAGGGCCTCAAGGACGCGATCGCGCCGCAGGGGCTCTTCGAGGACCTCGGCCTGAAGTACGTCGGCCCGGTCGACGGCCACGACCGCGCCGCGATGGAGCAGGCGCTGGCGAAGGCCAAGCGCTTCAACGGCCCGGTGATCGTGCACGCCCTGACCCGCAAGGGCTTCGGCTACGACGCCGCCGAGCGGCACGAGGCCGACCAGTTCCACTCCCCGGGACCCTTCGACGTCGACACCGGCCAGGAGTCGCCCAAGGGCCGGATCTGGACCGACCACTTCGCCGACGCCATGGTCGAGGTCGGCCGCCGCCGCCCCGACGTGGTCGCGATGACGGCCGCGATGGTGCACCCGGTCGGCCTGGACAAGTTCCAAGCCCGGTTTCCCGAGCGGACCTTCGACGTCGGCATCGCCGAGCAGCACGCCGCCACGTCGGCCGCGGGGCTGGCGATGGGCGGGATGCACCCGGTCTTCGCGGTCTACGCCACCTTCTTGAACCGGGCCTTCGACCAGATCCTGATGGACGTCGCGCTGCACCGCTGCGGCGTCACCTTCGTGCTCGACCGCTCCGGCGTCACCGGCGACGACGGTGCCAGCCACAACGGGATGTGGGACATGTCGGTCCTGCAGGTGGTCCCGGGCCTGCGGCTGGCCGCTCCCCGGGACGCCACCCGGCTCCGCGAGCTGCTCGACGAGGCCGTCGAGGTCGACGACGCCCCCACCGTGGTGCGCTACCCCAAGGGTCCGCCGCCGGAGGACCTCGAGGCCGTCGGCAAGGCCGGCGGCGCCGACGTCCTCGTCCGCGAGGGGGCGCGGGACGTGCTCCTCGTCGGGGTGGGCTCGATGGCGACCACCGCGGTCGGTGTCGCGCAGCGCCTGGTCGACCAGGGCATCGGCGCGACCGTCGTGGACCCGCGCTGGGTCAAGCCGGTCGACCCCGCGATCGTCGAGCTGGCCCGCGAGCACCGCCTGGTGGTCAGCATCGAGGACAACGGGGTCGTCGGCGGCTGCGGCGCGGTGCTGCTGCAGACGCTGAACGCCGCCGGGGTCACCACCCCGGTCCGGCTGCACGGCATCGAGCAGGAGTTCCTGGGCCACGCCAAGCGCGGCGTGATCCTGGAGCGGCTCGGGCTGACGCCGCAGGCGCTGGCCCTCGGGATCGTGGAGAGCATCTCGGCGCTGGACGGCGAGACCGCCGAGCGGGACCGGGTCGAGCCCACCGCCTGA
- a CDS encoding phospholipase D family protein has protein sequence MDDPLESWLLTGAERGNRHTRLVDRVPGNACTPLVHGATYFARLLACVEQLTDGDRLFFTDWRGDPDERLTDAGPTVVEMIGDAARRGVEVRGLVWRSHGEKIKMNQESNEALDVALEDAGGRVVLDQRVHRFGSHHQKLVVLRSPTSPERDVAFVGGIDLCHSRRDDARHLGDPQPLAMADEYGPTPPWHDVQLEVRGPAVGAFETVFRERWEDPASPVTGNPLARVRDELRGARLRTAPLPAELPDPAPAGTHTVQVLRTYPAARSVYDFAPRGERSIARGYSKALLRATRLVYVEDQYLWSADIAELLARALTASPQLHLVAVVPKVPDHEGALAVLPNRVGQLQALQVCRAVAADRVHVYDLENEQGTPIYVHAKACVVDDAWVSVGSDNMNRRSWTHDSELSAAVVDAEHDGRAPADPRGDGTGARRFARDLRLLLAAEHLGLDPDRPDQVAPLLEPQSFVDAMAASADRLDEWHRGGRVGPRPPGRLRRHAPPPVPRSTRLWATPVYRLLHDPDGRPFRMRRAGEF, from the coding sequence GTGGACGACCCCCTCGAGAGCTGGCTGCTGACCGGTGCGGAGCGGGGCAACCGGCACACCCGGTTGGTCGACCGCGTCCCGGGGAACGCCTGCACGCCCCTGGTCCACGGGGCGACCTACTTCGCCCGCCTGCTCGCGTGCGTCGAGCAGCTGACCGACGGCGACCGCCTGTTCTTCACCGACTGGCGCGGCGACCCCGACGAGCGCCTCACCGACGCCGGGCCGACCGTCGTGGAGATGATCGGGGACGCGGCCCGGCGGGGCGTCGAGGTGCGCGGCCTGGTCTGGCGCTCGCACGGCGAGAAGATCAAGATGAACCAGGAGAGCAACGAGGCCCTGGACGTCGCCCTCGAGGACGCCGGCGGCCGGGTGGTCCTGGACCAGCGGGTGCACCGGTTCGGCAGCCACCACCAGAAGCTCGTGGTGCTGCGCTCGCCGACCTCGCCGGAGCGCGACGTGGCGTTCGTGGGCGGCATCGACCTGTGCCACAGCCGGCGCGACGACGCGCGGCACCTCGGCGACCCCCAGCCCCTGGCGATGGCCGACGAGTACGGACCGACGCCCCCGTGGCACGACGTGCAGCTCGAGGTCCGCGGACCAGCGGTGGGCGCCTTCGAGACCGTGTTCCGGGAGCGCTGGGAGGACCCCGCCAGCCCCGTCACCGGCAACCCGCTCGCCCGGGTCCGCGACGAGCTCCGCGGCGCCCGCCTGCGTACGGCCCCGCTGCCTGCGGAGCTGCCGGACCCCGCGCCCGCCGGGACGCACACCGTCCAGGTGCTCCGGACCTACCCGGCGGCCCGGAGCGTCTACGACTTCGCACCCCGGGGCGAGCGGTCCATCGCCCGCGGCTACTCCAAGGCGCTGCTCCGGGCGACGCGCCTGGTCTACGTCGAGGACCAGTACCTCTGGTCCGCCGACATCGCCGAGCTGCTCGCCCGGGCGCTGACGGCCAGCCCGCAGCTGCACCTGGTCGCGGTCGTGCCGAAGGTGCCGGACCACGAGGGCGCCCTGGCGGTGCTCCCGAACCGCGTCGGCCAGCTGCAGGCGCTGCAGGTCTGCCGGGCCGTCGCGGCCGACCGCGTCCACGTCTACGACCTCGAGAACGAGCAGGGCACGCCGATCTACGTCCACGCCAAGGCCTGCGTCGTCGACGACGCCTGGGTCAGCGTGGGCAGCGACAACATGAACCGTCGTTCCTGGACCCACGACAGCGAGCTGAGCGCTGCCGTGGTCGACGCCGAGCACGACGGCCGCGCGCCCGCCGATCCGCGCGGGGACGGCACCGGCGCACGTCGCTTCGCCCGCGACCTCCGGCTGCTGCTCGCCGCCGAGCACCTCGGGCTGGATCCCGACCGGCCCGACCAGGTCGCTCCTCTCCTCGAGCCGCAGTCGTTCGTCGACGCCATGGCCGCCTCGGCGGACCGGCTCGACGAATGGCACCGGGGCGGCCGGGTCGGCCCCCGCCCACCCGGCCGCCTGCGCCGGCACGCGCCGCCACCGGTGCCGCGGTCGACCAGGCTCTGGGCGACGCCGGTCTACCGCCTGCTCCACGACCCGGACGGCCGACCGTTCCGGATGCGACGGGCAGGGGAGTTCTGA
- a CDS encoding winged helix-turn-helix transcriptional regulator, whose amino-acid sequence MSAPSTPRQVPLADLPGRPCPAAAALELVGERWSLLVVRELLLGSRRFTDVLRGTGAPRDRVTARLRSLEQAGLVLRRRYQESPPREEYLLTEAGLRLAPVVDALTTWGRTYAVAPDDPLRDGYRRVGLSGPDADG is encoded by the coding sequence GTGAGCGCCCCGAGCACCCCTCGCCAGGTCCCGCTGGCCGACCTCCCCGGCCGCCCCTGCCCCGCGGCCGCGGCGCTCGAGCTGGTCGGCGAGCGCTGGTCGCTGCTGGTGGTCCGCGAGCTGCTGCTGGGCTCGCGCCGCTTCACCGACGTCCTGCGTGGCACCGGCGCCCCGCGCGACCGCGTCACCGCCCGGCTCCGGTCGCTGGAACAGGCCGGGCTGGTCCTGCGGCGCCGCTACCAGGAGTCGCCGCCGCGCGAGGAGTACCTGCTGACCGAGGCCGGGCTGAGGCTGGCGCCCGTCGTGGACGCGCTGACCACGTGGGGCCGGACGTACGCCGTCGCCCCCGACGACCCCCTGCGCGACGGCTACCGCCGGGTCGGGCTCAGCGGTCCCGACGCGGACGGATGA